From the genome of Bacteroidota bacterium:
AAGTTGCTGAGACATTTCACCGTTTTTACCACGAACACCGTGTTATTAATGATGATAAGCAGTTGATGCAGGCCCGATTAACAGTCTGTTTAATGACAAAAATCGTCATTGCTAATGGCTGCAAAATTTTGAGTGTTTCTTCTCCTGAAAAGATGTAAATTAAGACCAACAAAAAAGGGAAAACCTACCAATTTTGATACCGCATTACCGATGACGAGTACATATTCATCATTTTTTTGTAGCTTTTCATCAACCACTTAGACATCCAATAGTGTTAATCGTTGGAAATACTGGCATTTTTTCGTAAATTCTTAAATTCATAAACATTTTTTGGATCGATGAAAAATATTCTCATAACTGGAGGAGCCGGTTTTATTGGCAGTAATTTTGTTCATTTAATGTTGAACAAACATCCTGACTATAAGATCGTCAACTTCGATACGCTTACATATGCTGGAAATCTTGAAAATCTCAGTACGATTGAAAGAAATCCAAATTATCTCTTTGTCAAAGGGGATATCTGCAATAAAGATCAAGTCATAAAAGCATTTCGAGAACACTCTATAGATACCGTAGTTCATTTTGCGGCCGAATCACATGTGGACAGAAGCATAACCGGTCCTGCAATATTTGTGCATACGAATGTAGTTGGTACACAGGTATTGTTAGATGCGTCGCGCGAAGTTGGTATTGAACGATTCCTTCATGTATCTACAGACGAGGTATACGGATCGCTCGGTGCGACTGGATATTTTACGGAAGAAACCCCGCTTCATCCTAATAGTCCGTATTCCGCCAGCAAAGCTTCATCGGATATGTTGGTGCTTGCGTATCAACACACATTTGGCTTTCCGGGACTTGTTACCCGATGCTCCAATAATTATGGGCCATACCAGTTTCCCGAAAAATTAATCCCATTGTTGATTGCCAATGCATTAAATGATAAACCTATTCCTGTGTATGGCGATGGATCGAATGTCCGCGATTGGCTCTATGTGGAAGATCATTGTTCTGCTCTTGATGTTGTTCTTCATAAAGGGACAATTGGCGAAGTATATAATATCGGCGGACACAATGAATGGACGAATATTGATATTGTAAAACTGGTCTTGAAAGAGCTTGGTAAACCTGAATCTCTAATCACATATGTAAAAGATCGTCCCGGCCATGATAAACGGTACGCCATTGATGCTGCGAAAACACAGAAAGATCTTGGCTGGGTTCCAGCATATCAGTTTGAAAATGGAATCAAAAAGACTGTCCAGTGGTATTTACAGAACAAGAAATGGTGGGAGAGGATTATCAGCGGGGATTACAAACATTATTATGAAAAACAATATTCCGAACGGAAATAAAATACAATGAGTCTACGCATAACATATTTTTTTGCTCTGTTATTGCTTTGCGTTTTAAGCATCGGGTTTTCTCAAATGAGCGGTCGCGATGAAGATTCCAAATCGCTATCAAATAAGGTTCAACAAAATATTACTGCTACAGTTCCTGTAGCCGTTGTGATGGATGGAGTAGTTGATCCCAAAGAATATATTGTTGGAC
Proteins encoded in this window:
- the rfbB gene encoding dTDP-glucose 4,6-dehydratase, with amino-acid sequence MKNILITGGAGFIGSNFVHLMLNKHPDYKIVNFDTLTYAGNLENLSTIERNPNYLFVKGDICNKDQVIKAFREHSIDTVVHFAAESHVDRSITGPAIFVHTNVVGTQVLLDASREVGIERFLHVSTDEVYGSLGATGYFTEETPLHPNSPYSASKASSDMLVLAYQHTFGFPGLVTRCSNNYGPYQFPEKLIPLLIANALNDKPIPVYGDGSNVRDWLYVEDHCSALDVVLHKGTIGEVYNIGGHNEWTNIDIVKLVLKELGKPESLITYVKDRPGHDKRYAIDAAKTQKDLGWVPAYQFENGIKKTVQWYLQNKKWWERIISGDYKHYYEKQYSERK